The following coding sequences lie in one Hippoglossus hippoglossus isolate fHipHip1 chromosome 14, fHipHip1.pri, whole genome shotgun sequence genomic window:
- the zgc:165604 gene encoding immunoglobulin superfamily member 11 translates to MGSCGGWMLWTLCASFTALETATLRVTMREESVEVVRGDVVVLPCSFFTSSPLSRLNIIWTLAPVSSPETPIQVIVYDHGQVIEDPSLTGRVGFTGIPWSADIVLNDTRVSDAGVYRCMVNNPPEAAAAGIGELVLSVLEPPSLPMCQWDGDIDLGGSVTLTCSVTEGVPTPEIHWDKLNPEEISLPINMEGDLSGSVQIINVSSQTSGLYRCSATNVLGTENCYVNLSIYSPPERPSGILQGVLLTLSMSLVLLALLLLVMWLHRTGQDGRWREGKEEDEEYNEIRYTPSLMKRSFV, encoded by the exons ATGGGTTCTTGTGGAGGATGGATGCTGTGGACCCTGTGTGCAAGCTTCACTGCTCTGGAGACTG CGACACTCAGGGTGACCATGAGGGAGGAGAGTGTGGAGGTGGTTCGGGGAGATGTTGTCGTCCTGCCCTgctccttcttcacctccaGCCCCCTCTCCAGACTCAACATCATCTGGACCCTGGCCCCCGTCTCCAGCCCAGAAACACCAATACAG GTGATTGTGTACGACCATGGTCAGGTGATTGAAGACCCCTCCCTCACTGGCAGGGTGGGTTTTACAG GAATCCCCTGGAGTGCAGATATTGTCCTGAACGACACACGAGTATCAGACGCTGGTGTTTACCGCTGCATGGTCAATAACCCCCCCGAGGCAGCAGCTGCTGGCATAGGAGAGCTGGTGCTCAGTGTTCTGG AGCCTCCTTCTCTGCCCATGTGCCAGTGGGACGGAGACATCGACTTGGGAGGAAGCGTCACGCTGACCTGCTCTGTGACAGAGGGCGTCCCCACTCCTGAGATCCACTGGGATAAACTGAACCCGGAGGAAATCTCACTGCCCATCAACATGGAGG gggaTCTGTCAGGCTCCGTCCAAATCATCAACGTGTCCTCTCAGACGTCCGGCCTGTACCGCTGCTCTGCCACCAACGTCCTGGGAACAGAGAACTGCTACGTCAATCTGTCCATCTACAGCC ccccGGAGAGACCCTCTGGCATCCTGCAGGGCGTGCTGCTGACCTTGTCCATGAGCCTGGTGCTGctggcgctgctgctgctcgtgaTGTGGCTCCACCGCACGGGGCAGGatgggaggtggagggagggcaAAGAAGAGGACGAGGAGTACAACGAGATACGATACACGCCGTCACTGATGAAGCGCTCGTTTGTTTGA